In a genomic window of Mucilaginibacter sp. KACC 22063:
- the pgi gene encoding glucose-6-phosphate isomerase yields the protein MFPTINPTTTGAWKQLAQQAEAAKATTIKDLFKQDAERFGKYSFTLNDIFVDLSKNLVTDENLKTLLQLAEESKLTDAINAMFSGEVINRTEKRSVLHTALRNFSGQPVYSEGKDVMPDVQRVQQQMKALCEKVHSGEWKGYTGKKIKSIVNIGIGGSDLGPLMVTEALRPYWVEGIQAYFVSNVDATHIVETLKKVDPEETLFLIASKTFTTQETMTNAQTAKDWLLKSANDESAVAKHFVALSTNAEAVTKFGIDEANMFEFWDWVGGRYSLWSAIGLSIALTIGYDNFEKLLKGAYETDTHFKETELSKNIPVLLALISLWYINFFGSQTEAILPYDQYLHRFSAYFQQGNMESNGKSIDRTGKPVDYATGPIIWGEPGTNGQHAFYQLIHQGTILIPCDFIAPAQSHNPVGDHHQKLISNFFAQTEALMNGKSPEVVQEELRKQNKSEEEIAYLTPFKTFAGNKPTNSFLVKKITPGSLGRLISLYEHKIFVQGVIWNIFTFDQWGVELGKQLASSILPELKGDEDVTSHDASTNGLINKYKALRSE from the coding sequence ATGTTCCCTACAATAAATCCAACTACTACTGGAGCCTGGAAGCAATTAGCCCAACAGGCTGAAGCGGCTAAGGCAACTACGATAAAAGACCTGTTTAAACAGGATGCAGAACGTTTCGGTAAGTATTCATTCACGCTGAATGATATTTTCGTCGACCTGTCAAAAAACCTGGTTACCGACGAAAACTTAAAAACGCTGTTACAACTTGCTGAAGAAAGTAAATTGACCGATGCCATTAACGCCATGTTTAGCGGCGAGGTTATTAATCGTACAGAAAAACGTTCGGTATTGCATACCGCTTTACGTAACTTCTCTGGCCAGCCGGTTTATTCGGAAGGTAAAGATGTAATGCCTGATGTGCAGCGTGTACAGCAGCAAATGAAAGCGCTGTGCGAAAAAGTGCATAGCGGCGAATGGAAAGGCTACACCGGCAAAAAGATCAAATCTATTGTTAACATTGGTATAGGAGGTAGTGATTTAGGGCCTTTAATGGTTACCGAAGCATTGCGTCCTTACTGGGTTGAGGGTATCCAAGCTTACTTTGTTTCAAACGTTGATGCTACCCACATCGTTGAAACGCTAAAAAAGGTTGATCCGGAAGAAACATTATTCCTGATCGCTTCTAAAACATTTACCACGCAGGAAACCATGACCAATGCCCAAACGGCTAAAGATTGGTTACTGAAATCAGCGAATGATGAAAGTGCTGTTGCCAAGCACTTTGTGGCATTGTCTACCAATGCAGAGGCGGTAACAAAATTTGGTATCGACGAAGCCAACATGTTCGAGTTTTGGGATTGGGTTGGTGGCCGTTATTCTTTGTGGAGCGCTATTGGCCTTTCAATAGCTTTAACAATTGGATATGATAACTTTGAAAAGTTGCTGAAAGGTGCTTACGAAACTGATACGCATTTTAAAGAAACTGAGCTTTCAAAAAACATCCCGGTTTTATTAGCGCTGATCAGCCTTTGGTATATCAATTTCTTTGGTTCACAGACAGAAGCTATTTTACCTTACGACCAATACCTGCACCGTTTTTCAGCGTATTTCCAACAAGGAAATATGGAAAGTAATGGTAAGAGTATAGACCGTACAGGTAAACCTGTTGATTACGCTACAGGCCCTATCATTTGGGGAGAGCCAGGCACCAACGGGCAGCATGCCTTTTATCAATTAATTCACCAGGGAACTATCTTAATCCCATGCGATTTTATTGCACCTGCGCAATCACATAACCCGGTTGGCGATCATCATCAAAAATTGATCTCTAACTTTTTTGCACAAACCGAAGCCTTGATGAATGGTAAATCGCCGGAAGTAGTGCAGGAAGAATTGCGAAAACAAAATAAATCAGAAGAAGAGATCGCATACTTAACACCATTTAAAACATTTGCAGGTAACAAGCCTACAAACTCGTTTTTAGTTAAAAAGATCACCCCGGGTTCATTAGGCCGCCTGATTTCCTTATACGAGCATAAAATATTTGTACAAGGGGTAATCTGGAACATATTTACTTTTGACCAATGGGGAGTAGAGCTGGGTAAACAATTAGCCAGCAGTATTTTACCAGAGCTGAAAGGTGATGAAGATGTTACTTCGCACGATGCTTCTACCAACGGACTTATTAATAAGTACAAAGCCCTAAGAAGCGAATAA
- a CDS encoding (2Fe-2S) ferredoxin domain-containing protein produces the protein MSKFTVPEKVLYVCTGSKCGKRGGKEMYKLAKSYIKHLNLKDTIEVVETECTDRCKFAPVCAIQPSNTWLKEYHHKEVLQLMGLID, from the coding sequence ATGAGTAAATTTACTGTACCCGAAAAAGTGCTTTACGTTTGCACCGGAAGCAAATGCGGCAAAAGAGGCGGAAAGGAAATGTACAAACTGGCCAAGTCGTACATTAAGCATTTAAACCTGAAAGATACAATTGAGGTGGTAGAAACAGAATGCACAGACCGCTGCAAGTTTGCACCCGTCTGTGCCATACAACCAAGCAATACCTGGCTAAAAGAATATCATCATAAAGAAGTTTTACAGCTGATGGGGCTGATCGATTAA
- a CDS encoding ferritin, with translation MKDLMRIKSLISTEIEALLNKQVQKEAQSSAIYLAMASWCNRNGYDYSSAYFFKQAEEEREHQLKFFKYILDMGGNAISPEITGIKQEYNAFREVFEDALDQEISVTQSINNIYGTCLRMQDFVTMEFLNWFLKEQREEEYKARRALELFEVIGEEGTGRWQIDKHVGDIKYDSEA, from the coding sequence ATGAAAGATCTGATGCGTATTAAAAGCTTAATTTCAACCGAAATTGAAGCGCTTTTAAATAAACAAGTACAGAAAGAAGCTCAATCATCAGCCATATATTTAGCTATGGCATCATGGTGTAACCGCAATGGTTATGACTATTCGTCAGCGTATTTCTTTAAACAAGCCGAAGAAGAGAGAGAACACCAGCTTAAATTTTTCAAATATATCCTTGATATGGGTGGCAATGCCATATCACCTGAAATAACCGGTATAAAGCAAGAATATAACGCATTCCGCGAAGTTTTTGAAGATGCCCTTGACCAGGAAATCAGCGTAACACAATCAATTAATAATATTTATGGTACCTGCCTTCGTATGCAGGATTTTGTTACCATGGAATTCTTAAACTGGTTCCTGAAAGAGCAACGCGAAGAAGAATATAAAGCACGCCGTGCATTAGAGTTATTTGAAGTGATTGGCGAAGAAGGCACCGGCAGGTGGCAGATTGACAAACACGTTGGCGATATCAAATACGACAGCGAAGCTTAA